From a single Methanomicrobium sp. W14 genomic region:
- a CDS encoding MFS transporter permease — MDWLGTIALLLGVILIILGIGMTFHIAIVELVMTSFMGVIAIIFGLILAVGGAMIVRGE; from the coding sequence ATGGACTGGCTTGGAACTATTGCATTATTATTGGGAGTAATTTTGATTATTCTTGGAATCGGTATGACATTTCATATAGCTATTGTAGAACTAGTCATGACGTCTTTTATGGGTGTCATTGCGATAATATTCGGGCTGATTCTAGCAGTCGGCGGTGCAATGATAGTCCGCGGTGAATAA
- a CDS encoding AI-2E family transporter — MDESDRITLGVVALIFILSFFAFREFLGVIIVSCSFAVVLMPLQRYISRFMKPGYSSVIITILVGFLVILAFYVTIIVIYQNAEYTAGMINSITEWVNSKLFAEMSGFMGTPSDLFSDFFSDIFSSLKDDAFDIVTMVPLVVVKVMIFFLSIFLFLMYGSDIYREIWGIIPQKSVKDMLILKNSVTDMLYAIFNVHVTVAVFVFVLSFPVFYVLGYGHILFYAVISGILALIPIFGPVFLIIFLALFAVSISDWRGLFIIFLVAWPFLCAIPDWWMRPVLMGKRASANAVLMFIAFFGGIAVMGILGFIMGPIFIALMIAGYRIIIEKYGEKENFSR, encoded by the coding sequence ATGGATGAATCAGACAGAATAACCCTGGGTGTTGTAGCGCTGATATTTATACTGTCTTTTTTTGCATTCCGTGAGTTTTTAGGTGTTATTATCGTATCATGCTCATTTGCCGTGGTTCTTATGCCTTTACAAAGGTATATTTCCAGGTTTATGAAGCCCGGCTATTCTTCCGTCATAATCACGATTTTGGTTGGTTTTCTGGTGATCCTTGCTTTTTACGTGACTATTATCGTAATTTATCAGAATGCTGAGTATACCGCCGGAATGATAAATTCAATAACCGAATGGGTTAATTCGAAACTTTTTGCTGAAATGTCGGGATTTATGGGTACACCTTCTGATCTGTTTTCTGATTTTTTTTCCGACATATTCTCTTCCTTAAAGGACGATGCATTTGATATTGTTACGATGGTCCCTCTGGTAGTTGTAAAAGTAATGATATTCTTTCTGTCGATTTTTCTGTTTCTTATGTATGGTTCTGATATTTACAGGGAAATTTGGGGTATTATACCGCAGAAGTCGGTAAAGGATATGCTTATACTGAAGAACAGCGTGACCGACATGCTTTATGCGATATTTAATGTTCACGTAACCGTAGCCGTTTTTGTATTTGTATTGTCATTCCCTGTATTTTATGTCCTTGGCTACGGTCACATTTTGTTTTATGCGGTTATTTCCGGAATACTTGCTTTAATACCAATTTTCGGCCCCGTATTCCTGATAATTTTCCTTGCACTTTTTGCTGTTTCAATATCTGACTGGCGTGGTCTTTTTATCATATTTCTCGTAGCATGGCCGTTTTTGTGTGCCATACCTGACTGGTGGATGAGGCCGGTTCTTATGGGAAAGAGAGCAAGTGCAAATGCAGTTCTTATGTTTATTGCATTCTTCGGAGGTATTGCAGTTATGGGAATTCTTGGGTTTATCATGGGACCTATATTTATTGCACTTATGATTGCAGGATACAGGATAATTATTGAAAAATACGGGGAAAAAGAGAACTTTAGCAGATAA
- a CDS encoding PAS domain S-box protein, translated as MIRVLHVDDDPSLVEIAKIFLEKDGDILVKTAFSGSNALEILKGESFDAIVSDYEMPALNGIEFLKRLRAEKNDTPFIIFSGRGREDVLIDAINNGADFYLQKGGRPKSQFAELKNMILQSVKRKTAESALRDSEERYRAVVESQTELICRFLPDGTLKFANDAFCRYYGLNPRDYPGKKFVSGDLSIGSMIREHLKKLSPGSPYGDIEHEFVMSGGEVRWQNWTDRAFFDKNGNIIEYQSVGRDVTEERFMKQSLQEKVNYVSALMDTIPAPVFYRDTKGVYYDCNRAFEDLVGLSRKDIIGKNIYDFFDKDLADLYSGKDREIIENPHIQQYENEINNSKGERIDVLFSKTARFRANWTVDGIVGVIFDISNRKKMENEIVEEINFIQALKDSIPAPVFYRDREGIYHDCNRAFEDLVGLSKKDIIGKNIYDFFDKDLADVYSKKDREIIENPHVQRYEYAINNSNGDIIDVLFSKTALFSADGTVSGVVGVILDISDRKKMERALRESEEKFRTLADYTYDWESWIGPDGNMIYMSPSCFRITGYPVKDFLSDTVLMMKKIVHPDDLEMVLDHYRNISEADKSIKHFDFRIFTASGEMKWISHYCQPVYHDDGRWAGRRETKRDITLRKEYEDRLSKLNEKLNLLSSVTRHDVLNQVTALNGYIELLKEPESYDSSVTGVLEKIEMITSTIKHQILFTKDYQETGIHSPSWQNLFEVFNISKSMFDTGSLLFEVNVDSNLEIYADPLLGKVFYNFIDNSVRHGGQNLSILRLSSVREEKSLKIIYEDNGEGILQENKKRIFLKGFGENTGYGLFLIQYVLSITGLLIEECGDYGKGVRFEITVPEGKFKNSC; from the coding sequence TTGATAAGGGTTTTGCATGTCGACGATGACCCTTCACTTGTTGAGATTGCAAAGATTTTCCTTGAAAAAGACGGGGATATTCTTGTAAAAACGGCATTTTCCGGTTCTAATGCGCTTGAAATCCTAAAGGGTGAGTCTTTCGATGCTATAGTATCTGATTATGAAATGCCCGCTCTGAACGGGATTGAATTTCTGAAAAGGCTTCGTGCTGAAAAAAATGACACACCTTTCATTATTTTCAGCGGAAGAGGTCGCGAGGACGTTTTAATTGATGCTATAAACAACGGAGCTGACTTCTACCTTCAGAAAGGTGGCAGGCCGAAATCGCAGTTTGCCGAACTTAAAAATATGATCCTGCAGTCTGTAAAAAGAAAGACTGCCGAGTCTGCTCTCCGTGACAGTGAAGAGCGTTACAGGGCTGTCGTTGAAAGCCAGACCGAGCTTATATGCAGGTTTTTGCCTGACGGGACTCTGAAATTTGCAAATGATGCATTCTGCCGTTATTACGGACTAAATCCCAGAGATTACCCCGGGAAAAAATTTGTTTCCGGTGATTTGTCCATTGGTAGTATGATTAGGGAACACCTCAAAAAACTGTCGCCAGGTTCTCCGTATGGTGATATTGAGCATGAGTTTGTCATGTCAGGCGGTGAAGTCCGCTGGCAGAACTGGACAGACAGGGCTTTTTTTGATAAGAACGGCAATATTATTGAATACCAGTCTGTCGGAAGGGATGTTACCGAAGAACGGTTCATGAAGCAGTCTCTTCAGGAGAAGGTCAATTACGTTTCGGCACTGATGGACACAATACCTGCACCCGTATTCTACAGGGATACAAAAGGTGTTTATTACGACTGCAACCGTGCCTTTGAAGACCTTGTCGGTCTTTCCAGGAAAGATATTATAGGCAAAAACATTTATGATTTCTTTGATAAAGACCTTGCTGACCTTTATTCGGGAAAAGACCGTGAAATTATCGAAAATCCGCATATCCAGCAGTATGAAAATGAGATAAATAATTCAAAGGGGGAAAGGATAGACGTTTTGTTTTCAAAGACTGCAAGATTTCGTGCCAACTGGACTGTTGATGGTATTGTAGGGGTAATTTTTGATATCAGCAACCGTAAAAAGATGGAAAACGAAATTGTCGAAGAGATAAATTTTATCCAGGCTCTAAAGGACAGCATACCGGCACCTGTTTTCTACAGGGACAGGGAAGGAATATATCATGACTGCAACCGCGCCTTTGAAGACCTTGTCGGTCTTTCCAAGAAAGATATTATAGGCAAAAACATTTATGATTTCTTCGATAAAGACCTTGCAGACGTCTATTCAAAAAAAGACCGGGAGATAATTGAGAATCCCCATGTCCAGCGCTATGAATATGCAATAAATAATTCAAACGGTGATATAATTGATGTTTTGTTCTCCAAAACCGCCCTATTTAGTGCAGACGGAACCGTTTCCGGTGTAGTCGGTGTGATTCTTGACATAAGCGACAGAAAAAAGATGGAGCGTGCTCTTAGGGAGAGTGAAGAGAAGTTCAGGACGCTAGCTGATTATACGTATGACTGGGAGTCATGGATAGGTCCTGACGGTAATATGATCTATATGTCCCCTTCCTGTTTCAGAATTACCGGATATCCTGTAAAGGATTTTTTATCGGACACTGTTCTGATGATGAAAAAAATTGTTCATCCTGATGATCTCGAAATGGTCCTCGACCATTACAGGAACATTTCCGAGGCGGACAAAAGCATAAAACATTTTGATTTCAGGATATTTACCGCCTCAGGAGAGATGAAATGGATAAGCCATTACTGCCAGCCCGTTTATCATGATGACGGCAGGTGGGCAGGGAGGCGTGAGACCAAAAGAGACATCACACTTAGAAAGGAATACGAAGACAGGCTGTCCAAACTGAATGAAAAACTGAATCTCCTTTCCAGCGTGACGAGACATGATGTTTTAAATCAGGTGACTGCACTTAACGGTTATATTGAGCTTCTGAAAGAACCTGAGAGTTATGACTCTTCTGTCACCGGCGTGCTTGAGAAAATCGAGATGATAACGTCTACGATAAAGCACCAGATCTTATTTACCAAGGATTATCAGGAGACAGGAATTCATTCTCCGTCGTGGCAGAACCTTTTTGAGGTGTTTAATATTTCAAAGAGTATGTTTGACACGGGGAGTCTTTTATTTGAGGTAAATGTCGACTCTAATCTTGAAATTTACGCCGACCCGCTGTTAGGCAAGGTCTTCTACAATTTTATTGACAATTCTGTAAGACATGGCGGACAAAACCTGTCAATTCTGCGTCTTTCTTCAGTACGGGAGGAAAAAAGCCTTAAGATAATATATGAGGACAACGGTGAGGGAATTCTTCAGGAGAATAAAAAAAGAATATTTCTTAAAGGGTTCGGGGAAAATACAGGTTATGGTCTCTTTCTGATACAGTACGTGCTTTCGATAACCGGTCTTTTAATAGAGGAATGCGGGGATTACGGAAAAGGTGTCAGATTTGAAATAACCGTTCCGGAAGGAAAATTCAAAAATTCATGTTAA